The Mesorhizobium sp. M1D.F.Ca.ET.043.01.1.1 genome contains a region encoding:
- the glpD gene encoding glycerol-3-phosphate dehydrogenase: protein MNASPIHDIFVIGGGINGCGIARDAVGRGFSVCLAEMNDLASGTSSGSTKLIHGGLRYLEFYEFRLVREALMEREVLWKNAPHIIWPMRFVLPYAKGLRPAWLIRLGLFLYDHIGGRKLLPATKTLDMATDPAGKPLKPLFRKAFEYSDGWVNDARLVALNARDAADRGAVIRTRTKVISARRESALWTIKIQNVLTGETEEVRARLLVNAAGPWVDQVLAKTVGQNDVHNVRLVQGSHIVIARKFDDPRAYFFQNKDGRIIFAIPYEEEFTLIGTTDRDFPGDPHDVKISDAEIDYLCAAASEYFAQAVKRSDIVWTYSAVRPLYDDGASKAQEATRDYVLKADGGESAAPLINAFGGKITTFRRLAESMLEKIEGFLGKRGKPWTANAPLPGGDFPATGFDAQVSKLKNAYPFLDQRLARRLIRLYGTRAERLLGLAKSNADLGRNFGADLYEAEVRYLVENEWALTAEDVLWRRTKRGLHFSREQTAALEEFMRGRRHVAAAE from the coding sequence GTGAACGCATCCCCGATCCATGACATTTTCGTCATAGGTGGCGGCATCAACGGCTGCGGCATCGCCCGCGACGCCGTTGGCCGTGGATTTTCGGTATGCCTCGCCGAGATGAACGATCTCGCCAGCGGAACCTCCTCCGGGTCGACCAAGCTGATCCATGGCGGATTGCGCTATCTCGAGTTCTACGAATTCCGCCTGGTGCGCGAAGCCCTGATGGAGCGCGAGGTTCTGTGGAAGAACGCGCCGCACATCATCTGGCCGATGCGCTTCGTGCTGCCCTATGCCAAGGGCCTGCGTCCGGCCTGGCTGATCCGGCTCGGCCTGTTCCTTTACGACCATATCGGCGGGCGCAAGCTGCTGCCGGCGACGAAGACGCTGGACATGGCCACCGATCCGGCCGGCAAGCCGCTGAAGCCGTTGTTCCGCAAGGCCTTCGAATATTCGGACGGCTGGGTCAACGATGCCCGCCTTGTGGCGCTCAACGCCCGCGACGCCGCCGACCGCGGCGCCGTCATCCGCACCCGCACCAAGGTGATCAGCGCGCGCCGCGAGAGCGCGCTGTGGACGATCAAGATCCAGAATGTGTTGACCGGCGAAACCGAGGAGGTCCGCGCCCGCCTTCTGGTCAATGCGGCAGGGCCTTGGGTCGATCAGGTGCTGGCAAAAACGGTCGGCCAGAACGACGTGCACAATGTCCGCCTGGTGCAGGGCAGCCACATCGTCATCGCCAGGAAGTTCGACGACCCGCGCGCCTACTTCTTCCAGAACAAGGATGGGCGCATCATCTTCGCCATTCCTTACGAGGAAGAGTTCACGCTGATCGGCACCACCGACCGCGATTTTCCAGGCGATCCGCACGACGTGAAGATCAGCGATGCCGAGATCGACTATCTTTGCGCCGCCGCGAGCGAATATTTCGCTCAAGCCGTCAAGCGTTCGGACATCGTCTGGACCTATTCCGCGGTGCGCCCGCTCTATGACGACGGCGCTTCGAAGGCTCAGGAAGCGACGCGCGACTATGTGCTGAAGGCCGATGGCGGCGAAAGCGCGGCCCCTCTGATCAACGCCTTCGGCGGCAAGATCACGACGTTCCGCCGGCTGGCGGAATCGATGCTGGAGAAGATCGAAGGCTTTCTCGGCAAGCGCGGCAAGCCATGGACCGCCAACGCGCCGCTGCCCGGCGGCGATTTTCCGGCGACAGGGTTCGATGCGCAGGTGTCGAAACTCAAGAACGCCTATCCGTTCCTCGACCAGCGGCTGGCGCGCAGGCTCATCCGGCTTTACGGCACGCGCGCGGAGAGGCTACTTGGGCTGGCCAAGTCGAATGCCGATCTCGGCCGCAATTTCGGCGCCGACCTCTACGAGGCCGAAGTGCGCTATCTGGTCGAGAACGAGTGGGCGCTGACTGCCGAGGACGTGCTGTGGCGCAGGACCAAGCGCGGCCTGCATTTCAGCCGTGAGCAGACAGCTGCCTTGGAAGAATTCATGCGTGGCCGGCGCCACGTCGCGGCGGCCGAATGA
- a CDS encoding ABC transporter ATP-binding protein: protein MLELRNVTKTVGAQEHIRDVSLTLQHGSLNVLLGPTLSGKTSLMRLMAGLDAPTSGSVWFDGKDVTGQPVQKRNVAMVYQQFINYPAMTVYENIASPLRVAGVEQAKIDKEVRNAAALLKLTPYLDRTPLSLSGGQQQRTALARAIVKNASLVLLDEPLANLDYKLREELRAELPKIFAAAGTIFVYATTEPHEALLLGGNTATLSEGRVTQFGPTIEVFRKPIDLVTARTFADPPLNAIVLAKKGSDFLLEGGVKLPVPPELLGSPDASYTIGFQPHHLSLERPNASAVPVRAKVTITEITGSESFVHLDFADARWVMLAHGVLDFETDDEVEVFIDPRHIMVFDQNGRAVTASKLAA, encoded by the coding sequence ATGCTGGAACTGAGGAACGTGACGAAGACGGTCGGCGCGCAGGAGCACATCCGCGACGTGTCGCTGACGCTTCAGCACGGCTCGCTGAACGTCCTGCTGGGGCCGACGCTGTCCGGCAAGACCAGCCTGATGCGGCTGATGGCCGGGCTCGACGCGCCAACCTCCGGCTCGGTCTGGTTCGACGGCAAGGACGTCACCGGACAGCCGGTGCAAAAGCGCAACGTCGCCATGGTCTACCAGCAGTTCATCAATTATCCGGCAATGACCGTCTACGAGAACATCGCATCGCCGCTTCGGGTCGCCGGCGTCGAGCAGGCCAAGATCGACAAGGAGGTGCGAAACGCCGCAGCACTTCTCAAGCTCACGCCCTACCTCGACCGCACGCCGCTCAGCCTGTCGGGCGGCCAGCAGCAGCGCACGGCGCTCGCCCGCGCTATCGTCAAGAACGCCAGCCTGGTGCTGCTCGACGAGCCTTTAGCCAATCTCGACTACAAGCTGCGCGAGGAATTGCGCGCCGAGCTGCCGAAGATCTTTGCCGCCGCCGGCACCATCTTCGTCTACGCCACCACCGAACCGCATGAGGCGCTGCTGCTTGGCGGCAACACGGCGACCCTCTCGGAGGGCCGCGTCACCCAGTTCGGGCCGACCATCGAGGTGTTCCGTAAACCCATCGATCTGGTGACGGCCAGGACCTTCGCCGACCCGCCGCTCAACGCCATCGTGCTCGCCAAGAAGGGATCGGATTTCCTGCTCGAAGGCGGCGTCAAGCTGCCGGTCCCGCCGGAACTGCTCGGCAGTCCGGATGCCAGCTACACGATCGGCTTCCAGCCGCATCATTTGTCGCTCGAGCGACCCAATGCCAGCGCCGTGCCGGTGCGGGCCAAGGTCACCATCACCGAGATCACCGGCTCGGAAAGCTTCGTGCATCTCGACTTCGCCGATGCGCGCTGGGTGATGCTCGCGCACGGCGTCCTCGATTTCGAGACCGACGACGAGGTCGAGGTGTTCATCGACCCGCGCCACATCATGGTGTTCGACCAGAACGGCCGCGCCGTGACGGCGTCGAAGCTGGCGGCTTGA
- a CDS encoding DeoR/GlpR family DNA-binding transcription regulator, with translation MFLSPRHAEIIEMAKDHGRVLVDDLATHFSVTPQTIRKDLNDLCDQRLLTRVHGGALFPSGIENMEYEARRKIAAEEKEAIGRAAARLIPDNASLFINIGTTTEAVSKALLDHNGLMVITNNINVANRMRIYPSIEVVIAGGVVRGSDGGVVGEAAVDFIRQFKVDYAVIGASAIDHDGALLDFDFREVKVAQAIIANARHVILVSDQTKFERTAPVRIGHLSQVNTFITDRCDIPSVRRICEESEVRLIETALG, from the coding sequence ATGTTTCTTTCGCCGCGCCATGCAGAGATCATCGAGATGGCGAAGGATCACGGCCGGGTGCTGGTCGACGACCTGGCGACGCATTTCAGCGTGACGCCGCAGACCATCCGCAAGGATCTCAACGACCTCTGCGACCAGCGGCTGCTGACGCGCGTCCATGGCGGGGCGCTGTTTCCCTCCGGCATCGAGAACATGGAATACGAGGCGCGGCGCAAGATCGCCGCCGAGGAGAAGGAGGCGATCGGCCGCGCCGCGGCCAGGCTGATCCCCGACAACGCCTCGCTGTTCATCAATATCGGCACCACGACCGAAGCTGTCTCGAAGGCGTTGCTCGACCACAATGGGCTTATGGTCATCACCAATAACATCAATGTTGCCAATAGGATGCGCATATATCCCTCGATCGAGGTGGTGATTGCCGGCGGCGTGGTGCGCGGTTCCGACGGCGGCGTCGTCGGCGAGGCCGCCGTCGATTTCATCCGCCAGTTCAAGGTCGATTACGCGGTCATCGGCGCCTCGGCCATCGACCATGACGGCGCGCTGCTCGACTTCGATTTCCGCGAGGTCAAGGTGGCGCAGGCCATCATCGCCAATGCGCGTCACGTGATCCTGGTCTCCGACCAGACCAAATTCGAGCGAACGGCGCCGGTTCGCATCGGTCATCTGTCGCAGGTCAACACCTTCATCACCGACCGTTGCGACATTCCTTCGGTGCGCAGGATCTGCGAGGAGTCGGAGGTTCGTTTGATCGAGACGGCGCTCGGATAA
- a CDS encoding ABC transporter substrate-binding protein — MRRQILTSTTAIVLLLGAGNAYAGMDEAKAFLDKEIGPLSTLSRGDQEKEMQWFIDAAKPFAGMEIKVVSETIATHSYESQVLAPAFSAITGIKVTHDTIQEGDVVEKIQTQMQTGQNLYDGWVNDSDLIGTHWRYQQVRNLTDWMEGDGKDVTNPNLDLKDFIGTSFTTAPDKKLYQLPDQQFANLYWFRYDWFNDEKNKADFKAKYGYDLGVPVNWSAYEDIAEFFTGREIDGKKVYGHMDYGKKDPSLGWRFTDAWLSMAGNGDKGIPNGLPVDEWGIKVDENSRPVGSCTARGGDTNGPAAVYSIQKYLDWLKAYAPAEAQGMTFSESGPVPAQGAVAQQIFWYTAFTASMVDAGAKAVMNDDGTPKWRMAPSPHGVYWKDGMKLGYQDVGSWTLMKSTPTDRAKAAWLYAQFVTSKTVDVKKSHVGLTFIRESTIHDKSFTERAPKLGGLIEFYRSPARVQWSPTGTNVPDYPKLAQLWWQAIGDASSGAKSAQEAMDSLCAEQEKVMSRIEKSGVQGDIGPKMAEEHDLAYWNADAVKKGNLAPQLKIENEKEKPITINYDELVKSWQK; from the coding sequence ATGCGACGGCAAATTTTAACATCAACGACCGCTATTGTCCTATTGCTCGGGGCCGGCAACGCCTATGCCGGTATGGACGAAGCCAAGGCTTTCCTTGACAAGGAGATCGGCCCGCTCTCGACGCTCTCGCGCGGCGACCAGGAAAAGGAAATGCAGTGGTTCATCGATGCCGCGAAGCCTTTCGCCGGCATGGAGATCAAGGTCGTCTCCGAAACCATCGCCACCCATTCTTACGAGTCGCAGGTGCTGGCGCCGGCCTTCTCCGCCATCACTGGCATCAAGGTCACGCACGACACGATCCAGGAAGGTGACGTCGTCGAGAAGATCCAGACACAGATGCAGACCGGCCAGAACCTCTATGACGGCTGGGTCAACGACTCCGACCTGATCGGCACGCATTGGCGCTACCAGCAGGTACGCAACCTGACCGACTGGATGGAAGGCGACGGCAAGGACGTCACCAACCCGAACCTTGACCTCAAGGACTTCATCGGCACCTCGTTCACCACGGCGCCCGACAAGAAGCTCTATCAGCTGCCCGACCAGCAGTTCGCGAACCTCTACTGGTTCCGCTACGACTGGTTCAACGACGAGAAGAACAAGGCCGATTTCAAGGCCAAGTACGGCTACGACCTCGGCGTCCCGGTCAACTGGTCGGCCTATGAGGATATTGCCGAGTTCTTCACCGGCCGCGAGATCGATGGCAAGAAGGTCTATGGCCACATGGACTACGGCAAGAAGGACCCGTCGCTCGGCTGGCGGTTCACCGACGCCTGGCTGTCCATGGCCGGCAACGGCGACAAGGGCATCCCGAACGGTCTGCCGGTCGACGAATGGGGCATCAAGGTCGACGAGAATTCGCGTCCGGTCGGCTCCTGCACCGCGCGCGGCGGCGACACCAACGGCCCGGCTGCCGTCTACTCGATCCAGAAGTACCTCGATTGGCTGAAGGCCTACGCTCCGGCCGAAGCCCAGGGCATGACCTTCTCCGAATCCGGCCCGGTGCCGGCGCAGGGTGCGGTCGCACAGCAGATCTTCTGGTACACCGCCTTCACGGCTTCGATGGTCGACGCCGGCGCCAAGGCGGTTATGAACGACGACGGCACGCCGAAGTGGCGCATGGCTCCGTCGCCGCACGGTGTCTACTGGAAGGACGGCATGAAGCTCGGCTACCAGGACGTGGGTTCCTGGACGCTGATGAAGTCGACGCCGACCGACCGCGCCAAGGCCGCCTGGCTCTACGCGCAGTTCGTCACCTCGAAGACCGTCGACGTCAAGAAGAGCCATGTCGGCCTGACTTTCATCCGCGAGAGCACGATCCACGACAAGAGCTTCACCGAGCGTGCTCCGAAGCTCGGCGGCCTGATCGAGTTCTACCGCTCGCCGGCCCGCGTCCAGTGGTCGCCGACCGGCACCAACGTGCCTGACTATCCGAAGCTGGCTCAGCTCTGGTGGCAGGCGATCGGCGATGCCTCGTCGGGCGCCAAGAGCGCGCAGGAAGCGATGGACTCGCTCTGCGCCGAGCAGGAAAAGGTCATGAGCCGCATCGAGAAGTCGGGCGTCCAGGGCGATATCGGCCCGAAGATGGCCGAAGAGCACGACCTCGCCTACTGGAACGCCGACGCGGTCAAGAAGGGCAATCTCGCTCCGCAGCTCAAGATCGAGAACGAGAAGGAAAAGCCGATCACCATCAACTATGACGAACTGGTGAAGAGCTGGCAGAAGTAA
- a CDS encoding DUF2160 domain-containing protein has translation MTVNLDLSWMAWTWPTAAFFGTIFLLLFGMAAWEYVSPGGNPRVGVLRFETTRGDRLFLSLLGSAFIHLAWLGLVGPNLWWALALSVVYAIGVFRYV, from the coding sequence ATGACCGTGAATCTCGACCTCTCCTGGATGGCGTGGACCTGGCCGACAGCGGCCTTCTTCGGAACCATCTTTCTGCTGCTCTTCGGCATGGCGGCCTGGGAATATGTCTCGCCGGGCGGCAATCCGCGCGTCGGCGTCCTGCGCTTCGAAACGACGCGCGGCGACCGCCTCTTCCTTTCGCTGCTCGGCAGCGCCTTTATCCATCTCGCTTGGCTGGGTCTCGTTGGGCCCAACCTGTGGTGGGCTCTCGCTCTCTCCGTAGTCTACGCCATTGGCGTGTTCCGCTACGTATAG
- a CDS encoding ABC transporter ATP-binding protein has translation MARIDVNHIRHSYLPNPKKDSDFALKEVHHTFEDGGAYALLGPSGCGKTTLLNIISGLLHPSHGQLLFNGRDVTNLSTQERNIAQVFQFPVIYDTMTVYDNLAFPLRNRRVPEADVDRKVRETLDMIDLASMANRKARRLTADQKQKISLGRGLVRSDVNAILFDEPLTVIDPHMKWVLRSQLKQLHRRFGYTMVYVTHDQTEALTFADRVVVMYDGEIVQIGTPAELFERPRHTFVGYFIGSPGMNVMPVAIDGRTAMLGAQRIELPGVPKAEAGAVELGIRPEYVRLGREGMAVSVSKVEDVGRHKVVRANLEGREIAAVIGEDDEVPAEPRIRFDPAGINIYADSWRVEMGA, from the coding sequence ATGGCGCGCATCGACGTCAACCATATCCGTCATTCCTATCTGCCCAATCCGAAGAAGGATTCGGATTTCGCGCTGAAGGAAGTGCACCACACTTTCGAGGACGGCGGCGCCTATGCGCTGCTCGGGCCGTCGGGCTGCGGCAAGACCACCTTGCTGAACATCATCTCGGGGCTGCTCCATCCCTCGCACGGCCAGCTTCTGTTCAACGGCCGGGACGTGACCAATCTGTCGACGCAGGAGCGCAACATCGCCCAGGTGTTCCAGTTCCCGGTCATTTACGACACCATGACCGTCTACGACAATCTGGCCTTCCCGCTGCGCAATCGCCGCGTGCCGGAAGCCGATGTCGATCGCAAGGTGCGCGAGACGCTCGACATGATCGATCTCGCCTCGATGGCGAACCGGAAGGCGAGGAGGCTGACCGCGGACCAGAAGCAGAAGATCTCGCTCGGCCGCGGCCTCGTCCGCTCGGACGTCAACGCCATACTGTTCGACGAGCCGCTTACCGTCATCGACCCGCATATGAAATGGGTACTGCGCTCGCAGCTCAAGCAACTGCACCGCCGCTTTGGCTACACCATGGTCTATGTCACTCACGACCAGACCGAGGCGCTGACTTTCGCGGACCGCGTCGTCGTCATGTATGACGGCGAGATCGTGCAGATAGGCACGCCGGCCGAGCTCTTCGAGCGGCCGCGCCACACCTTCGTCGGCTATTTCATCGGCTCGCCCGGCATGAACGTCATGCCGGTGGCGATCGACGGCAGGACGGCGATGCTCGGCGCACAGCGCATCGAGCTGCCGGGCGTGCCCAAGGCCGAAGCCGGCGCCGTCGAGCTCGGCATCCGTCCCGAATATGTGCGGCTCGGTCGCGAGGGCATGGCGGTGTCCGTCAGCAAGGTCGAGGATGTCGGGCGCCACAAGGTGGTCCGCGCCAATCTCGAGGGCAGAGAGATCGCCGCTGTCATCGGCGAGGACGATGAGGTGCCGGCCGAACCCAGGATCCGCTTCGACCCGGCGGGCATCAACATCTATGCCGATTCATGGCGCGTCGAGATGGGGGCATAG
- a CDS encoding aspartate aminotransferase family protein encodes MDSKEFRDWSRRAADWGADYRESLRDRPVRPAIAPGEIFRSIEVSPPETAEPMEKIFADFEEKIVPGMTHWQHPRFFAYFPANAAPVSVVAEYLVSAMAAQCMLWQTSPAATELETRIVDWMRQALGLPDGFSGVIQDSASSATLAAVLTMRERALDWQSNKKGLAGQAKLRVYSSDQVHTSIDRAIWVSGIGEENLVRIPVSGRFRAMDSAALEAAIVADREAGLLPAGIIACVGGTSTGGTDDIAAVVAVARRHGLYLHVDAAWAGSAMICPEYRPFWAGVEGADSIVFNPHKWLGAQFDCSIQFVRQPEDLVRTLAIKPDYLKTRGHDGIINYSEWSVPLGRRFRALKLWFLLRAHGLEGLRKMIRNHVAWSEGLADRLAREDDFEVVTETMLSLFSFRHRAPQGADPDEHNLRLVDAINTDGRIYLTQTRVDGRVAIRFQAGQFEATAADVDMAFDVVTEIARQSA; translated from the coding sequence ATGGATAGCAAGGAATTCCGCGACTGGTCCAGGCGCGCCGCCGATTGGGGCGCGGACTACCGGGAGAGCCTGCGCGATCGGCCGGTGCGGCCGGCGATCGCGCCGGGGGAGATTTTCAGGAGCATCGAGGTTTCGCCGCCCGAAACGGCGGAGCCGATGGAAAAGATCTTCGCCGATTTCGAAGAAAAGATCGTGCCCGGCATGACGCATTGGCAGCATCCGCGCTTCTTCGCTTATTTCCCGGCCAACGCGGCGCCGGTTTCGGTCGTGGCCGAATATCTGGTCTCGGCCATGGCCGCGCAATGCATGCTTTGGCAGACCTCGCCGGCCGCAACCGAACTCGAGACGCGCATCGTCGACTGGATGCGCCAGGCGCTCGGCCTGCCCGATGGCTTCTCCGGCGTCATCCAGGATTCGGCTTCGTCGGCGACGCTTGCCGCGGTGCTGACCATGCGCGAGCGTGCGCTCGACTGGCAGAGCAACAAAAAGGGGCTCGCCGGGCAGGCGAAGCTGCGGGTCTATTCCTCCGACCAGGTCCACACCTCGATCGATCGCGCCATCTGGGTCTCCGGCATCGGCGAAGAGAACCTCGTCCGCATCCCGGTTAGCGGACGCTTCCGCGCCATGGACTCTGCGGCGCTCGAGGCGGCGATCGTCGCCGACCGCGAAGCCGGCTTGCTGCCGGCGGGCATCATCGCCTGTGTCGGCGGCACCAGCACGGGCGGCACCGACGACATCGCCGCCGTTGTAGCGGTGGCGAGGCGGCACGGCCTCTATCTCCACGTCGATGCAGCCTGGGCCGGATCGGCGATGATCTGTCCGGAATACCGGCCTTTCTGGGCGGGCGTCGAAGGCGCCGATTCGATCGTCTTCAATCCGCACAAATGGCTTGGCGCGCAGTTCGACTGCTCGATCCAGTTCGTCCGCCAGCCGGAAGACCTCGTGCGCACGCTGGCGATCAAGCCGGACTATCTCAAGACCCGCGGCCATGACGGCATCATCAACTATTCGGAATGGTCGGTGCCGCTCGGCCGCCGGTTCCGGGCGCTCAAGCTCTGGTTCCTGCTGCGCGCGCATGGGCTGGAAGGCCTGCGAAAGATGATCCGAAACCATGTCGCCTGGAGCGAAGGTCTTGCCGATCGTCTGGCCAGGGAAGACGACTTCGAGGTCGTCACCGAGACGATGCTGTCGCTGTTCTCGTTCCGGCATCGCGCCCCGCAGGGCGCCGATCCGGACGAGCACAATCTGCGGCTGGTCGATGCGATCAACACCGACGGCCGCATCTACCTGACGCAGACCCGCGTCGACGGACGGGTGGCGATCCGCTTCCAGGCGGGGCAGTTCGAAGCGACGGCTGCCGATGTCGACATGGCTTTCGATGTCGTCACCGAGATCGCCCGACAGTCTGCATAG
- a CDS encoding carbohydrate ABC transporter permease: MTGVNERTNRVSETTVSEGLSSALSQDEIARLMRRRGEESRWWWIVPTIYIIVLLLPIYWLINMSFKTNAEIVSSLTLFPHNPTLANYRTIFTDASWYSGYINSITYVVMNMVISVTVALPAAYAFSRYRFLGDKHLFFWLLTNRMAPPAVFALPFFQLYSAFGMIDTHIAVALAHCLFNVPLAVWILEGFMSGVPKEIDETAYIDGYSFPRFFVKIFMPLIASGIGVACFFCFMFSWVELLIARTLTTTDAKPIAATMTRTVSAAGMDWGLLAAAGVLTLIPGAVVIWFVRNYIAKGFALGRV; encoded by the coding sequence ATGACCGGCGTCAACGAGAGAACGAACAGAGTGAGCGAGACGACGGTTTCGGAAGGGCTGAGCAGCGCTCTGTCGCAAGACGAGATCGCGCGGCTCATGCGCCGCCGCGGCGAGGAATCGCGCTGGTGGTGGATCGTGCCGACGATCTACATCATCGTGCTGCTTCTGCCGATCTACTGGCTCATCAACATGAGCTTCAAGACCAATGCGGAGATCGTCTCGTCGCTGACGCTTTTTCCGCACAATCCGACATTGGCGAACTATCGCACCATCTTCACCGACGCCTCCTGGTATTCGGGCTATATCAACTCGATCACCTATGTGGTCATGAACATGGTGATCTCGGTCACCGTGGCGCTGCCGGCGGCCTATGCCTTCTCGCGCTACCGCTTCCTCGGCGACAAGCACCTGTTCTTCTGGCTGCTCACCAACCGCATGGCGCCGCCGGCGGTGTTCGCGCTGCCGTTCTTCCAGCTCTATTCGGCCTTCGGCATGATCGACACGCATATCGCGGTGGCGCTGGCGCACTGCCTCTTCAACGTGCCGCTGGCGGTGTGGATCCTGGAGGGCTTCATGTCCGGCGTGCCGAAGGAGATCGACGAAACCGCCTATATCGACGGCTATTCGTTCCCGCGCTTCTTCGTGAAAATCTTCATGCCGCTGATCGCGAGCGGCATTGGCGTCGCCTGCTTCTTCTGCTTCATGTTCTCATGGGTGGAGCTGTTGATCGCGCGCACGCTGACCACGACCGACGCCAAGCCGATCGCCGCCACCATGACGCGCACCGTCTCGGCCGCCGGCATGGACTGGGGTCTGCTCGCAGCAGCCGGCGTGCTGACGCTGATCCCCGGCGCGGTCGTCATATGGTTCGTCCGCAACTATATCGCCAAGGGCTTCGCCCTGGGGAGGGTATGA
- a CDS encoding sugar ABC transporter permease yields the protein MEKTWNNRAWFLVLPVLLLVAFSAVIPLMTVVNYSVQDTFGNNVFFWAGTEWFEELLASDRFWEAMVRNLIFSFIILAIEVPLGIFIALNMPKKGWGVPVCLVLMALPLLIPWNVVGTIWQVFGRNDIGLLGYYVNALGIDYNYVQDPFDAWVTVIIMDVWHWTSLVVLLCYAGLVSIPDAFYQAAKIDGASRWAVFRYIQLPKMQRVLLIAVLLRFMDSFMIYTEPFVVTGGGPGNSTTFLSIDLVKTALGQFDLGPAAAMSLVYFLIILLLSWVFYTVMTNYDAER from the coding sequence ATGGAAAAGACCTGGAACAACAGGGCCTGGTTCCTTGTCCTGCCGGTGCTGCTGCTGGTGGCGTTCTCGGCCGTCATTCCGCTGATGACCGTCGTCAACTATTCGGTGCAGGACACGTTCGGCAACAACGTCTTCTTCTGGGCCGGCACCGAATGGTTCGAGGAACTGCTTGCCTCCGACCGCTTCTGGGAAGCGATGGTGCGCAACCTGATCTTCTCTTTCATCATCCTGGCGATCGAAGTGCCGCTCGGCATCTTCATCGCGCTCAACATGCCTAAGAAGGGCTGGGGCGTACCGGTCTGCCTGGTGCTGATGGCGCTGCCGCTGCTGATCCCGTGGAACGTCGTCGGCACGATCTGGCAGGTCTTCGGCCGCAACGACATCGGCCTGCTCGGCTACTACGTCAACGCGCTCGGCATCGACTACAACTACGTCCAGGATCCGTTCGACGCCTGGGTCACCGTCATCATCATGGACGTCTGGCACTGGACGAGCCTTGTCGTGCTGCTTTGCTATGCCGGCCTGGTTTCGATCCCGGACGCCTTCTACCAGGCGGCCAAGATCGACGGCGCCTCGCGCTGGGCGGTGTTCCGCTACATCCAGTTGCCGAAGATGCAGCGCGTGCTGCTGATCGCCGTGCTGCTGCGGTTCATGGATAGTTTCATGATCTATACCGAGCCCTTCGTCGTCACCGGCGGCGGTCCCGGCAATTCGACCACCTTCCTGTCGATCGATCTCGTCAAGACGGCACTCGGCCAGTTCGACCTCGGTCCGGCGGCCGCCATGTCGCTGGTCTACTTCCTGATCATTCTGCTGTTGTCATGGGTGTTCTACACCGTGATGACCAACTACGACGCGGAGCGCTGA